Proteins from one Larimichthys crocea isolate SSNF chromosome XX, L_crocea_2.0, whole genome shotgun sequence genomic window:
- the cald1a gene encoding caldesmon 1a isoform X7 — MEEMDFERRRELRRQKREEMRLEAERLARNDDDEEEAARERRRRARQERLMSKETEEPSGQPDSLVMTNSHSVTETVSSSYGGGGGDDDDQALQERMAKREERRQRRMKEALERQRQLDPTVTEGNDSVATEKNNAEEERPSSWRRGRYRDNEDEEEKTETYGSSRGEKEREEPREEEEAAPEGGEEEEEGVDGEEEQKVEVVEDKPRRSYLREQVDERGRAREEREEQGKQNGGLYEEEAAPKQHRKPERTLSRGSVRSPEVSAGDDQDDAARLEAERKLEELKRRRDDAESEEFERMRQKQQEAEAELEELKRKREERRKVLEEEERQKKQEEAERKAREEEEKRKMKEEIERRRAEAAEKRQKVEDTMDGEDRPFKCVSPRGSSLKIGERAEFLNKSAQKSSSVKMSHSPVVSKIDNRLEQYTSAAQQRENKESRSPRSGAVDLPMVTDSIRSIKSMWEKGNVFSSPGSGGSTFKEAAVMKTGVAGRINDWLNKTPESGKTSGGRPADLKPVDVTNKRSLWENKGASPTKVAGRGETKSVANGMGH; from the exons ATGGAGGAAATGGACTTTGAGCGACGCCGGGAGCTGAGGAGGCAGAAGCGGGAGGAAATGCGTCTGGAGGCCGAACG GTTGGCGAGGAATgacgatgatgaggaggaggcggcCCGCGAGAGGAGGCGCAGGGCACGCCAGGAGAGGCTGATGAGCAAGGAGACTGAGGAGCCCAGCGGACAGCCAGACAGTCTGGTCATGACCAACAGCCACAG TGTCACAGAGACTGTGAGCAGCTCTTATGGAGGAGGCGGCGGTGACGACGATGACCAAGCCCTGCAGGAGCGCATGGCCAAACGCGAGGAGAGACGGCAGAGACGCATGAAGGAGGCgctggagagacagaggcagcTGGACCCGACCGTGACCGAGGGCAACGACAGCGTCGCCACGGAGAAAAACAACGCAGAAGAGGAGAGGCCATCCTCCTGGCGCAGGGGTCGTTACCGTGACAATGAGGACgaagaggagaagacagagacGTACGGCTCAAGCAGAGGGGAGAAGGAGCGAGAGGAGccgagggaggaagaagaggctgCTCCTgaggggggagaggaagaagaggagggggtagatggagaggaggagcagaaagtGGAAGTGGTGGAGGACAAACCGAGAAGGTCTTACTTGAGAGAACAG GTGGACGAGAGAGGCAGggccagagaggagagggaggagcagGGGAAGCAGAACGGAGGGCTGTACGAAGAGGAGGCGGCTCCCAAACAGCACAGGAAACCTGAGAGGACCCTCAG TCGCGGCAGCGTACGTTCCCCCGAGGTGTCCGCGGGTGACGACCAGGACGACGCTGCCCGCCTGGAGGCAGAGCGCaagctggaggagctgaagcGCCGCCGCGACGACGCGGAGAGCGAGGAGTTCGAGAGGATGAGGCAGAAGCAGCAAGAGGCCGAAGccgagctggaggagctgaagagaaagagggaggagaggaggaaggtgctggaggaggaggagaggcagaagaagcaggaggaggcggagaggaAAGCCAGAGAGGAG gaggagaagaggaagatgaaggaggaaattgaaaggaggagagcagaggcagctgagaagagacagaaggtgGAAGACACTATGGACGGGGAGGACAGACCCTTCAAGTGTGTCAGCCCTCGAGGCTCCTCTCTGAAG ATTGGAGAGAGGGCAGAGTTCCTGAACAAGTCGGCAcagaaaag cagctcagtgaagatgTCTCATTCTCCTGTGGTGTCCAAGATAGACAACAGGCTGGAGCAGTACACCTCGGCTGCTCAG cagagagagaacaaggaGTCTCGATCCCCTCGCTCCGGAGCGGTTGATCTGCCCATGGTCACCGACAGCATACGAAGCATCAAGAGCATGTGGGAGAAAGGCAACGTGTTCAGCTCACCTGGAAGTGGTGGGAGCACGTTCAAG gaagcagctgtgATGAAGACAGGCGTGGCGGGCCGCATCAACGACTGGCTGAATAAAACCCCTGAGAGCGGCAAAACGTCAGGAGGAAGGCCAGCG GACCTGAAGCCTGTTGACGTCACCAACAAGAGGAGTCTATGGGAAAACAAAGGCGCCTCTCCAACCAAG GTGGCAGGCAGAGGGGAGACCAAATCAGTCGCCAACG
- the cald1a gene encoding caldesmon 1a isoform X6, with protein MEEMDFERRRELRRQKREEMRLEAERLARNDDDEEEAARERRRRARQERLMSKETEEPSGQPDSLVMTNSHSVTETVSSSYGGGGGDDDDQALQERMAKREERRQRRMKEALERQRQLDPTVTEGNDSVATEKNNAEEERPSSWRRGRYRDNEDEEEKTETYGSSRGEKEREEPREEEEAAPEGGEEEEEGVDGEEEQKVEVVEDKPRRSYLREQESTEEPSEVDERGRAREEREEQGKQNGGLYEEEAAPKQHRKPERTLSRGSVRSPEVSAGDDQDDAARLEAERKLEELKRRRDDAESEEFERMRQKQQEAEAELEELKRKREERRKVLEEEERQKKQEEAERKAREEEEKRKMKEEIERRRAEAAEKRQKVEDTMDGEDRPFKCVSPRGSSLKIGERAEFLNKSAQKSSSVKMSHSPVVSKIDNRLEQYTSAAQQRENKESRSPRSGAVDLPMVTDSIRSIKSMWEKGNVFSSPGSGGSTFKEAAVMKTGVAGRINDWLNKTPESGKTSGGRPADLKPVDVTNKRSLWENKGASPTKVAGRGETKSVANGMGH; from the exons ATGGAGGAAATGGACTTTGAGCGACGCCGGGAGCTGAGGAGGCAGAAGCGGGAGGAAATGCGTCTGGAGGCCGAACG GTTGGCGAGGAATgacgatgatgaggaggaggcggcCCGCGAGAGGAGGCGCAGGGCACGCCAGGAGAGGCTGATGAGCAAGGAGACTGAGGAGCCCAGCGGACAGCCAGACAGTCTGGTCATGACCAACAGCCACAG TGTCACAGAGACTGTGAGCAGCTCTTATGGAGGAGGCGGCGGTGACGACGATGACCAAGCCCTGCAGGAGCGCATGGCCAAACGCGAGGAGAGACGGCAGAGACGCATGAAGGAGGCgctggagagacagaggcagcTGGACCCGACCGTGACCGAGGGCAACGACAGCGTCGCCACGGAGAAAAACAACGCAGAAGAGGAGAGGCCATCCTCCTGGCGCAGGGGTCGTTACCGTGACAATGAGGACgaagaggagaagacagagacGTACGGCTCAAGCAGAGGGGAGAAGGAGCGAGAGGAGccgagggaggaagaagaggctgCTCCTgaggggggagaggaagaagaggagggggtagatggagaggaggagcagaaagtGGAAGTGGTGGAGGACAAACCGAGAAGGTCTTACTTGAGAGAACAG GAATCAACTGAAGAACCTAGCGAG GTGGACGAGAGAGGCAGggccagagaggagagggaggagcagGGGAAGCAGAACGGAGGGCTGTACGAAGAGGAGGCGGCTCCCAAACAGCACAGGAAACCTGAGAGGACCCTCAG TCGCGGCAGCGTACGTTCCCCCGAGGTGTCCGCGGGTGACGACCAGGACGACGCTGCCCGCCTGGAGGCAGAGCGCaagctggaggagctgaagcGCCGCCGCGACGACGCGGAGAGCGAGGAGTTCGAGAGGATGAGGCAGAAGCAGCAAGAGGCCGAAGccgagctggaggagctgaagagaaagagggaggagaggaggaaggtgctggaggaggaggagaggcagaagaagcaggaggaggcggagaggaAAGCCAGAGAGGAG gaggagaagaggaagatgaaggaggaaattgaaaggaggagagcagaggcagctgagaagagacagaaggtgGAAGACACTATGGACGGGGAGGACAGACCCTTCAAGTGTGTCAGCCCTCGAGGCTCCTCTCTGAAG ATTGGAGAGAGGGCAGAGTTCCTGAACAAGTCGGCAcagaaaag cagctcagtgaagatgTCTCATTCTCCTGTGGTGTCCAAGATAGACAACAGGCTGGAGCAGTACACCTCGGCTGCTCAG cagagagagaacaaggaGTCTCGATCCCCTCGCTCCGGAGCGGTTGATCTGCCCATGGTCACCGACAGCATACGAAGCATCAAGAGCATGTGGGAGAAAGGCAACGTGTTCAGCTCACCTGGAAGTGGTGGGAGCACGTTCAAG gaagcagctgtgATGAAGACAGGCGTGGCGGGCCGCATCAACGACTGGCTGAATAAAACCCCTGAGAGCGGCAAAACGTCAGGAGGAAGGCCAGCG GACCTGAAGCCTGTTGACGTCACCAACAAGAGGAGTCTATGGGAAAACAAAGGCGCCTCTCCAACCAAG GTGGCAGGCAGAGGGGAGACCAAATCAGTCGCCAACG
- the cald1a gene encoding caldesmon 1a isoform X5 gives MEEMDFERRRELRRQKREEMRLEAERLARNDDDEEEAARERRRRARQERLMSKETEEPSGQPDSLVMTNSHSVTETVSSSYGGGGGDDDDQALQERMAKREERRQRRMKEALERQRQLDPTVTEGNDSVATEKNNAEEERPSSWRRGRYRDNEDEEEKTETYGSSRGEKEREEPREEEEAAPEGGEEEEEGVDGEEEQKVEVVEDKPRRSYLREQESTEEPSEELAEEEETHSVVSESSNKAKSTNSEDAEEDVVAPEEVDERGRAREEREEQGKQNGGLYEEEAAPKQHRKPERTLSRGSVRSPEVSAGDDQDDAARLEAERKLEELKRRRDDAESEEFERMRQKQQEAEAELEELKRKREERRKVLEEEERQKKQEEAERKAREEEEKRKMKEEIERRRAEAAEKRQKVEDTMDGEDRPFKCVSPRGSSLKIGERAEFLNKSAQKSSSVKMSHSPVVSKIDNRLEQYTSAAQQRENKESRSPRSGAVDLPMVTDSIRSIKSMWEKGNVFSSPGSGGSTFKEAAVMKTGVAGRINDWLNKTPESGKTSGGRPADLKPVDVTNKRSLWENKGASPTKVAGRGETKSVANGMGH, from the exons ATGGAGGAAATGGACTTTGAGCGACGCCGGGAGCTGAGGAGGCAGAAGCGGGAGGAAATGCGTCTGGAGGCCGAACG GTTGGCGAGGAATgacgatgatgaggaggaggcggcCCGCGAGAGGAGGCGCAGGGCACGCCAGGAGAGGCTGATGAGCAAGGAGACTGAGGAGCCCAGCGGACAGCCAGACAGTCTGGTCATGACCAACAGCCACAG TGTCACAGAGACTGTGAGCAGCTCTTATGGAGGAGGCGGCGGTGACGACGATGACCAAGCCCTGCAGGAGCGCATGGCCAAACGCGAGGAGAGACGGCAGAGACGCATGAAGGAGGCgctggagagacagaggcagcTGGACCCGACCGTGACCGAGGGCAACGACAGCGTCGCCACGGAGAAAAACAACGCAGAAGAGGAGAGGCCATCCTCCTGGCGCAGGGGTCGTTACCGTGACAATGAGGACgaagaggagaagacagagacGTACGGCTCAAGCAGAGGGGAGAAGGAGCGAGAGGAGccgagggaggaagaagaggctgCTCCTgaggggggagaggaagaagaggagggggtagatggagaggaggagcagaaagtGGAAGTGGTGGAGGACAAACCGAGAAGGTCTTACTTGAGAGAACAG GAATCAACTGAAGAACCTAGCGAG GAACtcgctgaagaagaagaaacacattcAGTAGTCAGTGAGAGTTCAAACAAGGCCAAGTCAACAAACTCAGAGGATGCTGAGGAGGATGTAGTAGCACCTGAGGAG GTGGACGAGAGAGGCAGggccagagaggagagggaggagcagGGGAAGCAGAACGGAGGGCTGTACGAAGAGGAGGCGGCTCCCAAACAGCACAGGAAACCTGAGAGGACCCTCAG TCGCGGCAGCGTACGTTCCCCCGAGGTGTCCGCGGGTGACGACCAGGACGACGCTGCCCGCCTGGAGGCAGAGCGCaagctggaggagctgaagcGCCGCCGCGACGACGCGGAGAGCGAGGAGTTCGAGAGGATGAGGCAGAAGCAGCAAGAGGCCGAAGccgagctggaggagctgaagagaaagagggaggagaggaggaaggtgctggaggaggaggagaggcagaagaagcaggaggaggcggagaggaAAGCCAGAGAGGAG gaggagaagaggaagatgaaggaggaaattgaaaggaggagagcagaggcagctgagaagagacagaaggtgGAAGACACTATGGACGGGGAGGACAGACCCTTCAAGTGTGTCAGCCCTCGAGGCTCCTCTCTGAAG ATTGGAGAGAGGGCAGAGTTCCTGAACAAGTCGGCAcagaaaag cagctcagtgaagatgTCTCATTCTCCTGTGGTGTCCAAGATAGACAACAGGCTGGAGCAGTACACCTCGGCTGCTCAG cagagagagaacaaggaGTCTCGATCCCCTCGCTCCGGAGCGGTTGATCTGCCCATGGTCACCGACAGCATACGAAGCATCAAGAGCATGTGGGAGAAAGGCAACGTGTTCAGCTCACCTGGAAGTGGTGGGAGCACGTTCAAG gaagcagctgtgATGAAGACAGGCGTGGCGGGCCGCATCAACGACTGGCTGAATAAAACCCCTGAGAGCGGCAAAACGTCAGGAGGAAGGCCAGCG GACCTGAAGCCTGTTGACGTCACCAACAAGAGGAGTCTATGGGAAAACAAAGGCGCCTCTCCAACCAAG GTGGCAGGCAGAGGGGAGACCAAATCAGTCGCCAACG
- the cald1a gene encoding caldesmon 1a isoform X4, translated as MEEMDFERRRELRRQKREEMRLEAERLARNDDDEEEAARERRRRARQERLMSKETEEPSGQPDSLVMTNSHSVTETVSSSYGGGGGDDDDQALQERMAKREERRQRRMKEALERQRQLDPTVTEGNDSVATEKNNAEEERPSSWRRGRYRDNEDEEEKTETYGSSRGEKEREEPREEEEAAPEGGEEEEEGVDGEEEQKVEVVEDKPRRSYLREQESTEEPSEELAEEEETHSVVSESSNKAKSTNSEDAEEDVVAPEEVPEDDYVDYESMTLRNDTEEDNEVAEILHSQDNEVDERGRAREEREEQGKQNGGLYEEEAAPKQHRKPERTLSRGSVRSPEVSAGDDQDDAARLEAERKLEELKRRRDDAESEEFERMRQKQQEAEAELEELKRKREERRKVLEEEERQKKQEEAERKAREEEEKRKMKEEIERRRAEAAEKRQKVEDTMDGEDRPFKCVSPRGSSLKIGERAEFLNKSAQKSSVKMSHSPVVSKIDNRLEQYTSAAQRENKESRSPRSGAVDLPMVTDSIRSIKSMWEKGNVFSSPGSGGSTFKEAAVMKTGVAGRINDWLNKTPESGKTSGGRPADLKPVDVTNKRSLWENKGASPTKVAGRGETKSVANGMGH; from the exons ATGGAGGAAATGGACTTTGAGCGACGCCGGGAGCTGAGGAGGCAGAAGCGGGAGGAAATGCGTCTGGAGGCCGAACG GTTGGCGAGGAATgacgatgatgaggaggaggcggcCCGCGAGAGGAGGCGCAGGGCACGCCAGGAGAGGCTGATGAGCAAGGAGACTGAGGAGCCCAGCGGACAGCCAGACAGTCTGGTCATGACCAACAGCCACAG TGTCACAGAGACTGTGAGCAGCTCTTATGGAGGAGGCGGCGGTGACGACGATGACCAAGCCCTGCAGGAGCGCATGGCCAAACGCGAGGAGAGACGGCAGAGACGCATGAAGGAGGCgctggagagacagaggcagcTGGACCCGACCGTGACCGAGGGCAACGACAGCGTCGCCACGGAGAAAAACAACGCAGAAGAGGAGAGGCCATCCTCCTGGCGCAGGGGTCGTTACCGTGACAATGAGGACgaagaggagaagacagagacGTACGGCTCAAGCAGAGGGGAGAAGGAGCGAGAGGAGccgagggaggaagaagaggctgCTCCTgaggggggagaggaagaagaggagggggtagatggagaggaggagcagaaagtGGAAGTGGTGGAGGACAAACCGAGAAGGTCTTACTTGAGAGAACAG GAATCAACTGAAGAACCTAGCGAG GAACtcgctgaagaagaagaaacacattcAGTAGTCAGTGAGAGTTCAAACAAGGCCAAGTCAACAAACTCAGAGGATGCTGAGGAGGATGTAGTAGCACCTGAGGAGGTACCTGAGGATGATTATGTAGATTACGAGTCTATGACACTCAGAAATGACACTGAAGAGGACAATGAGGTAGCTGAGATACTGCACTCACAGGATAATGAG GTGGACGAGAGAGGCAGggccagagaggagagggaggagcagGGGAAGCAGAACGGAGGGCTGTACGAAGAGGAGGCGGCTCCCAAACAGCACAGGAAACCTGAGAGGACCCTCAG TCGCGGCAGCGTACGTTCCCCCGAGGTGTCCGCGGGTGACGACCAGGACGACGCTGCCCGCCTGGAGGCAGAGCGCaagctggaggagctgaagcGCCGCCGCGACGACGCGGAGAGCGAGGAGTTCGAGAGGATGAGGCAGAAGCAGCAAGAGGCCGAAGccgagctggaggagctgaagagaaagagggaggagaggaggaaggtgctggaggaggaggagaggcagaagaagcaggaggaggcggagaggaAAGCCAGAGAGGAG gaggagaagaggaagatgaaggaggaaattgaaaggaggagagcagaggcagctgagaagagacagaaggtgGAAGACACTATGGACGGGGAGGACAGACCCTTCAAGTGTGTCAGCCCTCGAGGCTCCTCTCTGAAG ATTGGAGAGAGGGCAGAGTTCCTGAACAAGTCGGCAcagaaaag ctcagtgaagatgTCTCATTCTCCTGTGGTGTCCAAGATAGACAACAGGCTGGAGCAGTACACCTCGGCTGCTCAG agagagaacaaggaGTCTCGATCCCCTCGCTCCGGAGCGGTTGATCTGCCCATGGTCACCGACAGCATACGAAGCATCAAGAGCATGTGGGAGAAAGGCAACGTGTTCAGCTCACCTGGAAGTGGTGGGAGCACGTTCAAG gaagcagctgtgATGAAGACAGGCGTGGCGGGCCGCATCAACGACTGGCTGAATAAAACCCCTGAGAGCGGCAAAACGTCAGGAGGAAGGCCAGCG GACCTGAAGCCTGTTGACGTCACCAACAAGAGGAGTCTATGGGAAAACAAAGGCGCCTCTCCAACCAAG GTGGCAGGCAGAGGGGAGACCAAATCAGTCGCCAACG
- the cald1a gene encoding caldesmon 1a isoform X2, producing MEEMDFERRRELRRQKREEMRLEAERLARNDDDEEEAARERRRRARQERLMSKETEEPSGQPDSLVMTNSHSVTETVSSSYGGGGGDDDDQALQERMAKREERRQRRMKEALERQRQLDPTVTEGNDSVATEKNNAEEERPSSWRRGRYRDNEDEEEKTETYGSSRGEKEREEPREEEEAAPEGGEEEEEGVDGEEEQKVEVVEDKPRRSYLREQESTEEPSEELAEEEETHSVVSESSNKAKSTNSEDAEEDVVAPEEVPEDDYVDYESMTLRNDTEEDNEVAEILHSQDNEVDERGRAREEREEQGKQNGGLYEEEAAPKQHRKPERTLSRGSVRSPEVSAGDDQDDAARLEAERKLEELKRRRDDAESEEFERMRQKQQEAEAELEELKRKREERRKVLEEEERQKKQEEAERKAREEEEKRKMKEEIERRRAEAAEKRQKVEDTMDGEDRPFKCVSPRGSSLKIGERAEFLNKSAQKSSVKMSHSPVVSKIDNRLEQYTSAAQQRENKESRSPRSGAVDLPMVTDSIRSIKSMWEKGNVFSSPGSGGSTFKEAAVMKTGVAGRINDWLNKTPESGKTSGGRPADLKPVDVTNKRSLWENKGASPTKVAGRGETKSVANGMGH from the exons ATGGAGGAAATGGACTTTGAGCGACGCCGGGAGCTGAGGAGGCAGAAGCGGGAGGAAATGCGTCTGGAGGCCGAACG GTTGGCGAGGAATgacgatgatgaggaggaggcggcCCGCGAGAGGAGGCGCAGGGCACGCCAGGAGAGGCTGATGAGCAAGGAGACTGAGGAGCCCAGCGGACAGCCAGACAGTCTGGTCATGACCAACAGCCACAG TGTCACAGAGACTGTGAGCAGCTCTTATGGAGGAGGCGGCGGTGACGACGATGACCAAGCCCTGCAGGAGCGCATGGCCAAACGCGAGGAGAGACGGCAGAGACGCATGAAGGAGGCgctggagagacagaggcagcTGGACCCGACCGTGACCGAGGGCAACGACAGCGTCGCCACGGAGAAAAACAACGCAGAAGAGGAGAGGCCATCCTCCTGGCGCAGGGGTCGTTACCGTGACAATGAGGACgaagaggagaagacagagacGTACGGCTCAAGCAGAGGGGAGAAGGAGCGAGAGGAGccgagggaggaagaagaggctgCTCCTgaggggggagaggaagaagaggagggggtagatggagaggaggagcagaaagtGGAAGTGGTGGAGGACAAACCGAGAAGGTCTTACTTGAGAGAACAG GAATCAACTGAAGAACCTAGCGAG GAACtcgctgaagaagaagaaacacattcAGTAGTCAGTGAGAGTTCAAACAAGGCCAAGTCAACAAACTCAGAGGATGCTGAGGAGGATGTAGTAGCACCTGAGGAGGTACCTGAGGATGATTATGTAGATTACGAGTCTATGACACTCAGAAATGACACTGAAGAGGACAATGAGGTAGCTGAGATACTGCACTCACAGGATAATGAG GTGGACGAGAGAGGCAGggccagagaggagagggaggagcagGGGAAGCAGAACGGAGGGCTGTACGAAGAGGAGGCGGCTCCCAAACAGCACAGGAAACCTGAGAGGACCCTCAG TCGCGGCAGCGTACGTTCCCCCGAGGTGTCCGCGGGTGACGACCAGGACGACGCTGCCCGCCTGGAGGCAGAGCGCaagctggaggagctgaagcGCCGCCGCGACGACGCGGAGAGCGAGGAGTTCGAGAGGATGAGGCAGAAGCAGCAAGAGGCCGAAGccgagctggaggagctgaagagaaagagggaggagaggaggaaggtgctggaggaggaggagaggcagaagaagcaggaggaggcggagaggaAAGCCAGAGAGGAG gaggagaagaggaagatgaaggaggaaattgaaaggaggagagcagaggcagctgagaagagacagaaggtgGAAGACACTATGGACGGGGAGGACAGACCCTTCAAGTGTGTCAGCCCTCGAGGCTCCTCTCTGAAG ATTGGAGAGAGGGCAGAGTTCCTGAACAAGTCGGCAcagaaaag ctcagtgaagatgTCTCATTCTCCTGTGGTGTCCAAGATAGACAACAGGCTGGAGCAGTACACCTCGGCTGCTCAG cagagagagaacaaggaGTCTCGATCCCCTCGCTCCGGAGCGGTTGATCTGCCCATGGTCACCGACAGCATACGAAGCATCAAGAGCATGTGGGAGAAAGGCAACGTGTTCAGCTCACCTGGAAGTGGTGGGAGCACGTTCAAG gaagcagctgtgATGAAGACAGGCGTGGCGGGCCGCATCAACGACTGGCTGAATAAAACCCCTGAGAGCGGCAAAACGTCAGGAGGAAGGCCAGCG GACCTGAAGCCTGTTGACGTCACCAACAAGAGGAGTCTATGGGAAAACAAAGGCGCCTCTCCAACCAAG GTGGCAGGCAGAGGGGAGACCAAATCAGTCGCCAACG
- the cald1a gene encoding caldesmon 1a isoform X1: MEEMDFERRRELRRQKREEMRLEAERLARNDDDEEEAARERRRRARQERLMSKETEEPSGQPDSLVMTNSHSVTETVSSSYGGGGGDDDDQALQERMAKREERRQRRMKEALERQRQLDPTVTEGNDSVATEKNNAEEERPSSWRRGRYRDNEDEEEKTETYGSSRGEKEREEPREEEEAAPEGGEEEEEGVDGEEEQKVEVVEDKPRRSYLREQESTEEPSEELAEEEETHSVVSESSNKAKSTNSEDAEEDVVAPEEVPEDDYVDYESMTLRNDTEEDNEVAEILHSQDNEVDERGRAREEREEQGKQNGGLYEEEAAPKQHRKPERTLSRGSVRSPEVSAGDDQDDAARLEAERKLEELKRRRDDAESEEFERMRQKQQEAEAELEELKRKREERRKVLEEEERQKKQEEAERKAREEEEKRKMKEEIERRRAEAAEKRQKVEDTMDGEDRPFKCVSPRGSSLKIGERAEFLNKSAQKSSSVKMSHSPVVSKIDNRLEQYTSAAQQRENKESRSPRSGAVDLPMVTDSIRSIKSMWEKGNVFSSPGSGGSTFKEAAVMKTGVAGRINDWLNKTPESGKTSGGRPADLKPVDVTNKRSLWENKGASPTKVAGRGETKSVANGMGH; this comes from the exons ATGGAGGAAATGGACTTTGAGCGACGCCGGGAGCTGAGGAGGCAGAAGCGGGAGGAAATGCGTCTGGAGGCCGAACG GTTGGCGAGGAATgacgatgatgaggaggaggcggcCCGCGAGAGGAGGCGCAGGGCACGCCAGGAGAGGCTGATGAGCAAGGAGACTGAGGAGCCCAGCGGACAGCCAGACAGTCTGGTCATGACCAACAGCCACAG TGTCACAGAGACTGTGAGCAGCTCTTATGGAGGAGGCGGCGGTGACGACGATGACCAAGCCCTGCAGGAGCGCATGGCCAAACGCGAGGAGAGACGGCAGAGACGCATGAAGGAGGCgctggagagacagaggcagcTGGACCCGACCGTGACCGAGGGCAACGACAGCGTCGCCACGGAGAAAAACAACGCAGAAGAGGAGAGGCCATCCTCCTGGCGCAGGGGTCGTTACCGTGACAATGAGGACgaagaggagaagacagagacGTACGGCTCAAGCAGAGGGGAGAAGGAGCGAGAGGAGccgagggaggaagaagaggctgCTCCTgaggggggagaggaagaagaggagggggtagatggagaggaggagcagaaagtGGAAGTGGTGGAGGACAAACCGAGAAGGTCTTACTTGAGAGAACAG GAATCAACTGAAGAACCTAGCGAG GAACtcgctgaagaagaagaaacacattcAGTAGTCAGTGAGAGTTCAAACAAGGCCAAGTCAACAAACTCAGAGGATGCTGAGGAGGATGTAGTAGCACCTGAGGAGGTACCTGAGGATGATTATGTAGATTACGAGTCTATGACACTCAGAAATGACACTGAAGAGGACAATGAGGTAGCTGAGATACTGCACTCACAGGATAATGAG GTGGACGAGAGAGGCAGggccagagaggagagggaggagcagGGGAAGCAGAACGGAGGGCTGTACGAAGAGGAGGCGGCTCCCAAACAGCACAGGAAACCTGAGAGGACCCTCAG TCGCGGCAGCGTACGTTCCCCCGAGGTGTCCGCGGGTGACGACCAGGACGACGCTGCCCGCCTGGAGGCAGAGCGCaagctggaggagctgaagcGCCGCCGCGACGACGCGGAGAGCGAGGAGTTCGAGAGGATGAGGCAGAAGCAGCAAGAGGCCGAAGccgagctggaggagctgaagagaaagagggaggagaggaggaaggtgctggaggaggaggagaggcagaagaagcaggaggaggcggagaggaAAGCCAGAGAGGAG gaggagaagaggaagatgaaggaggaaattgaaaggaggagagcagaggcagctgagaagagacagaaggtgGAAGACACTATGGACGGGGAGGACAGACCCTTCAAGTGTGTCAGCCCTCGAGGCTCCTCTCTGAAG ATTGGAGAGAGGGCAGAGTTCCTGAACAAGTCGGCAcagaaaag cagctcagtgaagatgTCTCATTCTCCTGTGGTGTCCAAGATAGACAACAGGCTGGAGCAGTACACCTCGGCTGCTCAG cagagagagaacaaggaGTCTCGATCCCCTCGCTCCGGAGCGGTTGATCTGCCCATGGTCACCGACAGCATACGAAGCATCAAGAGCATGTGGGAGAAAGGCAACGTGTTCAGCTCACCTGGAAGTGGTGGGAGCACGTTCAAG gaagcagctgtgATGAAGACAGGCGTGGCGGGCCGCATCAACGACTGGCTGAATAAAACCCCTGAGAGCGGCAAAACGTCAGGAGGAAGGCCAGCG GACCTGAAGCCTGTTGACGTCACCAACAAGAGGAGTCTATGGGAAAACAAAGGCGCCTCTCCAACCAAG GTGGCAGGCAGAGGGGAGACCAAATCAGTCGCCAACG